In Fibrobacter sp. UWR3, one DNA window encodes the following:
- the miaB gene encoding tRNA (N6-isopentenyl adenosine(37)-C2)-methylthiotransferase MiaB — protein sequence MKKYHLATYGCQMNEYDSAMIAQELDMCGCVETSNQEDADFIIVNTCSVREKAEETAIVNISKLKYLRKKNPDVKVVVCGCMAKNRGPELLKRLPNVSYIVGPDQYKKIPELLLGDAKSPLHLTHHKMFIDEDLSENYLGEYAKLQNDFSTFVAIQRGCNKRCSYCIVPYLRGPEKYREMEDVLAEVRKAADKGITEVTLLGQTVNAYKTEGGNFADLLTKVSEIGGIRRIRFTSPHPRHYTNELIDVLLNNPKVCHYAHIPIQSGSDAMLKKMRRQHNMEQYLSIIEQLRSKDPFYGISTDVICGFVGETEEDFEQTLKAFETCQFDSAFMFIYSPRKGTESYKEAETLTEAEKNERHMRLVELQNAITLKRNQMMLGRTEELLVEKNSVRDETELRGRTDNFKKVVFKPEEGRIVKPGDYVKVKLDDIRGWTIRGKLVIDN from the coding sequence ATGAAAAAATACCACTTGGCCACATACGGCTGCCAGATGAACGAGTACGACTCGGCGATGATTGCCCAGGAGCTCGACATGTGCGGTTGCGTCGAGACGAGCAACCAGGAAGATGCCGACTTTATCATCGTGAACACCTGCAGCGTACGCGAGAAGGCCGAGGAAACCGCCATCGTCAACATCAGCAAGCTCAAGTACTTGCGCAAAAAGAATCCCGACGTGAAGGTGGTCGTTTGCGGTTGCATGGCGAAGAATCGCGGGCCGGAACTTTTGAAGCGCCTGCCTAACGTGAGCTACATCGTGGGCCCAGACCAGTACAAGAAAATTCCGGAACTGCTGCTAGGCGATGCCAAAAGCCCGTTGCACCTGACGCACCACAAGATGTTCATCGACGAGGACCTGAGCGAGAACTACCTGGGCGAATATGCGAAGCTCCAGAACGACTTCAGCACGTTCGTCGCCATCCAGCGCGGTTGCAACAAGCGTTGCAGTTACTGTATTGTGCCGTATCTTCGCGGGCCGGAAAAGTACCGCGAAATGGAAGACGTGCTCGCCGAAGTGCGCAAGGCGGCCGACAAGGGCATTACCGAGGTGACGCTCCTTGGCCAGACGGTGAACGCCTACAAGACGGAAGGCGGCAATTTTGCCGACCTGCTCACGAAGGTTTCTGAAATCGGGGGCATCCGCCGCATCCGCTTTACGAGCCCGCACCCGAGGCACTACACGAACGAACTCATCGACGTGCTGCTGAACAACCCGAAGGTCTGCCACTATGCACACATTCCTATCCAAAGCGGCTCCGACGCGATGCTCAAGAAGATGCGCCGCCAGCACAACATGGAGCAGTACCTCTCGATTATTGAACAGCTGCGAAGCAAGGACCCGTTCTACGGGATTTCGACGGACGTAATCTGCGGATTCGTGGGCGAAACGGAAGAAGATTTCGAACAGACGCTCAAGGCTTTTGAAACGTGCCAGTTCGACTCTGCCTTCATGTTCATCTACAGCCCGCGCAAGGGAACGGAATCGTACAAGGAAGCGGAGACGCTCACCGAGGCCGAAAAGAACGAGCGCCACATGCGCCTGGTAGAACTGCAGAACGCCATCACGCTCAAGCGTAACCAGATGATGCTCGGCCGCACCGAGGAACTGCTGGTAGAAAAGAACTCCGTGCGCGACGAGACGGAACTGCGCGGCCGTACCGACAACTTCAAGAAGGTCGTTTTCAAGCCCGAAGAAGGCCGCATCGTGAAGCCGGGCGACTACGTGAAGGTGAAGCTGGACGACATTCGCGGATGGACGATTAGAGGGAAATTGGTAATTGATAATTGA
- a CDS encoding ImmA/IrrE family metallo-endopeptidase, with product MAEEKELILWGATSPGEILEEKLQEMNVDVNDFAARIGYTPKTVNELLKAKCRVTVEMAYSLEFGTGIPQYFWLEAQKQYERDLWREKIKKSLKKSVVWRKFFPIGELNPRTWIKDFNNKEDGVSPILKFFGVASPKAWENYYYKNRLKVAFRISLAETEDPYAASVWMRRGEILADEIKMEKQNDKKVRSAIKKAMPQFVELAKNDVAAWEDLRRKKALPKPKVGEDFIDDGMHKLQELGAKLGIKVLYAQNFKSAPIHGMARWYKDIPVIQLHDRFKDRNAFWFTFFHELGHIVLHGKKDIFIKNVYYGNKNQQKDDEANAFAQKYMVQAGLEV from the coding sequence ATGGCAGAAGAAAAAGAACTCATTTTGTGGGGAGCAACTTCCCCTGGAGAAATTCTTGAAGAAAAACTTCAAGAAATGAATGTGGATGTTAACGATTTCGCCGCCCGAATCGGCTACACCCCCAAGACGGTAAACGAATTGCTCAAAGCCAAGTGCAGGGTGACGGTAGAAATGGCCTACAGCCTTGAATTTGGGACAGGAATTCCGCAGTATTTTTGGCTAGAAGCACAAAAGCAGTACGAACGGGATCTCTGGCGAGAAAAAATCAAGAAATCCCTCAAGAAAAGTGTTGTTTGGCGCAAGTTCTTTCCTATCGGTGAACTCAATCCGCGCACATGGATCAAGGACTTCAACAACAAAGAAGACGGTGTGTCGCCCATCCTCAAGTTCTTCGGGGTGGCTAGCCCAAAGGCGTGGGAAAATTACTACTACAAGAACCGCCTGAAGGTGGCCTTCCGCATCTCGCTGGCCGAAACCGAAGACCCGTACGCGGCCTCCGTGTGGATGCGCCGCGGCGAAATCCTCGCCGACGAAATCAAGATGGAAAAGCAGAACGACAAGAAGGTGCGTTCCGCCATCAAGAAGGCGATGCCGCAATTCGTGGAACTGGCCAAAAACGATGTTGCCGCATGGGAAGATTTACGCCGCAAGAAGGCCCTGCCCAAGCCGAAGGTGGGCGAAGATTTCATTGACGACGGCATGCACAAGTTGCAGGAACTGGGTGCAAAACTCGGTATCAAGGTGCTCTACGCGCAGAACTTCAAGTCGGCGCCGATTCACGGTATGGCCCGCTGGTACAAGGACATCCCCGTCATCCAGCTTCACGACCGTTTCAAGGACCGCAACGCGTTCTGGTTCACGTTCTTCCACGAGCTCGGCCACATCGTGCTCCACGGCAAGAAGGACATCTTCATCAAGAACGTCTATTACGGCAACAAGAACCAGCAGAAGGACGACGAGGCAAACGCATTCGCGCAAAAATACATGGTGCAGGCAGGGCTAGAAGTCTAA
- a CDS encoding type II toxin-antitoxin system RelE/ParE family toxin, with protein MKVEFRDKDLELCAMDEAYAIRRMGKKRAVCYRNRINTLHLAKNFAVLPSVPGHFHELVGNRKGQWACDLDQPYRLIICGAEPNKAVIWAEVTEAEVVEIVDYHK; from the coding sequence TTGAAAGTTGAGTTTAGAGATAAGGATTTGGAACTTTGCGCAATGGATGAGGCTTATGCAATACGGCGAATGGGCAAAAAACGGGCCGTATGCTACAGGAATCGAATCAACACCCTGCACTTAGCTAAAAATTTTGCTGTTTTACCTTCGGTTCCGGGTCATTTTCATGAGCTCGTAGGCAACCGAAAAGGACAATGGGCATGCGACCTTGATCAGCCATACCGATTGATTATTTGTGGCGCAGAACCGAACAAGGCTGTTATTTGGGCTGAAGTTACCGAGGCCGAAGTCGTAGAAATTGTAGATTATCATAAATAG
- a CDS encoding beta-galactosidase, translated as MNRQKFLLAFFASLFALLVACGDDSSGSGPENAESSAIEESSSSDAVPSSSVTQSSSSIEVSSSSGNGDSGTEAGMTSSSNANSSVAIKADTTKITYALKRFDGPLSNPHKGFTVPTGGAWTFVPEFEYGPYGSLNNRAWDLVSYGSGYQQWNKLNPAKGVYDWTELEKLLNALAEHNMTYALRVLPYTPSFIKSDFPPQEEYDWTPPFVYEMGAKKIQIDLRGTEYHAYAPVWDDPIYLQAAKDFAKALAEKYDGDPRIEYIDVRTFGEWGEWHASHMLGSVMPADSVLKDMLDYYASVFKKTQLVLPSNGFGDVYTHALDLGITKRDDGFIGIPGRPDTLLRAYNANLPTIAENIAGYRTMLTYDDLIPGGSQKWTAERWVDAITTAHLTYYVLDQDNDCGYYFYKDNKALADSMSKVIGYNFTVTQAELLTVATPATENSAGSTAGKAATNTLSITVKNTGVAPCFFDVYMVAEFVDSTGVSLAQLGKTVRIPKGTFKDGASRQFSFSGTLPAGEANLATQPGVSVALSLYESEEAYKSDKNPTVRFDNDGLQGNNKLLLHK; from the coding sequence ATGAATCGCCAAAAGTTTTTGCTCGCATTTTTTGCGTCCTTATTTGCCCTCCTTGTCGCCTGTGGCGATGATTCGAGCGGCTCCGGACCCGAGAATGCAGAAAGCAGCGCGATTGAAGAATCGAGTTCTTCGGATGCCGTGCCGTCCTCGTCTGTAACGCAGTCGAGTTCGTCTATAGAAGTCTCATCAAGCAGTGGAAACGGTGATTCCGGCACTGAGGCCGGAATGACATCATCAAGTAACGCCAACTCTTCCGTCGCAATCAAAGCAGACACCACAAAAATCACCTACGCGCTCAAGCGTTTCGATGGGCCGCTTTCTAACCCGCACAAGGGCTTCACGGTGCCGACCGGTGGCGCGTGGACTTTTGTCCCGGAATTCGAATACGGCCCCTACGGTTCCCTGAACAACAGGGCGTGGGACCTGGTATCTTACGGTTCCGGTTACCAGCAGTGGAACAAGCTGAACCCCGCAAAGGGCGTTTACGACTGGACGGAACTGGAAAAACTGCTGAATGCACTTGCCGAGCACAACATGACTTACGCCCTGCGCGTGCTGCCGTACACCCCTTCGTTTATCAAGAGCGATTTTCCGCCCCAAGAGGAATACGATTGGACTCCGCCCTTTGTCTATGAGATGGGCGCGAAGAAAATCCAGATTGACTTGCGCGGGACGGAATACCATGCGTATGCTCCCGTCTGGGATGACCCGATTTATTTGCAAGCGGCGAAGGATTTCGCGAAGGCCCTGGCCGAAAAATACGATGGAGACCCGCGTATCGAATACATTGATGTCCGCACTTTTGGCGAATGGGGCGAATGGCACGCCTCCCACATGTTGGGGAGCGTGATGCCCGCCGACTCGGTGCTGAAGGACATGCTGGACTATTATGCGTCCGTGTTCAAGAAAACCCAGCTGGTGCTGCCTTCCAACGGTTTTGGCGATGTCTATACGCATGCGCTGGACCTCGGCATTACCAAGCGCGACGACGGGTTCATCGGCATTCCCGGCAGGCCCGATACCTTGCTGCGGGCGTACAATGCGAACCTCCCGACCATCGCCGAAAACATCGCCGGTTACAGGACGATGCTGACCTACGACGACCTGATTCCCGGAGGTAGCCAGAAGTGGACTGCGGAACGCTGGGTGGATGCGATTACCACGGCGCACCTGACTTACTACGTTCTGGATCAGGACAACGACTGCGGTTACTATTTCTACAAGGACAACAAGGCGCTGGCGGATTCCATGAGCAAGGTCATCGGGTACAATTTTACCGTGACGCAGGCGGAACTTTTGACCGTCGCGACGCCCGCCACGGAAAACTCCGCCGGCTCTACTGCAGGCAAGGCTGCGACGAACACGCTGAGCATTACCGTCAAGAACACCGGCGTGGCGCCCTGCTTCTTCGATGTCTACATGGTCGCGGAATTCGTGGATAGTACGGGAGTGTCTCTTGCGCAGTTGGGCAAAACCGTCCGCATTCCCAAGGGAACGTTCAAGGATGGCGCTTCGCGGCAGTTCTCATTCAGTGGCACACTTCCGGCAGGCGAGGCGAATCTCGCAACCCAGCCCGGTGTTTCTGTAGCCCTATCCCTCTACGAGAGCGAAGAAGCCTACAAGAGCGACAAGAATCCCACCGTCCGCTTTGACAACGACGGCCTTCAAGGGAATAACAAGCTACTACTGCATAAATAA